A single Methylomonas sp. AM2-LC DNA region contains:
- the pilW gene encoding type IV pilus biogenesis/stability protein PilW, producing the protein MQIRLATQVVYFLSLSLLTCACGLIPNMSGDSKSNAEKAQIYLEMGINYLEFDKLDIAKEKLDLALRYDSSNPNIYNALGSFYEHIKDYANAEMSYDSALSKGPDNFVVEANVGRYYCERGNFEKGISLTQEAIEQPMNNRQWYAYTNKGVCFEKQNNFAKAEEFFRLALKLQPEFAPALLEMQKISYENRQYMSARAFLERYLSVSQHTPQSLWIAFQTERALGNSKAAEDYANQYLETFPAAKESDQIRTLLGK; encoded by the coding sequence ATGCAAATTAGATTGGCCACTCAAGTTGTGTATTTTTTAAGTCTTAGCCTACTCACGTGTGCTTGCGGCCTAATACCCAACATGAGCGGCGACTCTAAATCCAATGCTGAAAAAGCACAGATTTATCTGGAAATGGGTATCAATTACCTGGAATTCGACAAACTGGATATTGCCAAGGAAAAACTGGATTTAGCTCTCCGATACGATTCGAGCAACCCAAATATTTACAATGCATTAGGCAGCTTTTACGAACATATTAAAGACTATGCCAATGCCGAAATGAGTTATGACTCTGCCCTGAGTAAAGGCCCGGACAACTTTGTGGTGGAAGCCAATGTCGGACGCTATTATTGTGAGCGTGGTAATTTTGAAAAAGGCATAAGTTTAACTCAAGAGGCGATAGAGCAGCCCATGAATAATCGCCAATGGTATGCCTATACCAATAAGGGCGTTTGTTTTGAGAAGCAAAACAATTTTGCAAAAGCTGAAGAGTTTTTCCGTCTCGCGTTAAAATTACAACCGGAATTTGCACCTGCCCTGTTGGAAATGCAAAAAATCAGTTACGAAAACCGCCAGTACATGTCTGCTCGAGCATTTCTGGAACGTTATTTATCGGTATCCCAGCATACGCCACAGTCTTTATGGATTGCGTTTCAGACTGAACGGGCGCTAGGTAACAGCAAAGCGGCTGAAGACTATGCTAACCAGTATCTGGAAACCTTTCCGGCAGCCAAAGAATCCGATCAAATTAGAACCCTACTCGGAAAATAA
- a CDS encoding type II toxin-antitoxin system VapC family toxin, producing the protein MIGLDTNVLVRYITQDDPIQSEQANALLESLSTGLEAYITVVSLVELVWVLSSCYGSSNAEISNVLESLMHTKHIIVQNADIVWKALRNYKEGKADFPDCLIKHSSFNAGCSSVVTFDVKAARDSGMSLIGSESIK; encoded by the coding sequence GTGATCGGCCTAGATACGAATGTATTGGTTCGTTACATTACCCAAGACGACCCCATTCAATCTGAACAGGCAAACGCGCTTTTAGAATCCCTTTCAACTGGTTTAGAGGCTTATATTACTGTTGTTAGCTTGGTGGAGCTGGTTTGGGTTCTGTCTAGCTGCTATGGTTCAAGTAACGCTGAAATAAGCAATGTGCTAGAGAGCTTGATGCACACCAAGCACATCATCGTTCAGAACGCAGATATTGTTTGGAAAGCGTTACGCAATTACAAGGAGGGTAAAGCGGATTTCCCAGATTGCCTAATAAAGCATTCATCATTCAATGCAGGTTGCAGTTCCGTAGTCACTTTTGACGTTAAAGCCGCCCGGGATAGTGGCATGAGCCTTATTGGTTCTGAGTCTATTAAATAG
- a CDS encoding EscU/YscU/HrcU family type III secretion system export apparatus switch protein yields the protein MSSKTYYTSDIAVALKYDGKNAPKVTAKGEGFTAHQILEIAEKHGVPLQTDPELARVLAHIPLGDEIPPQLYIAVAEIIAFAYYLSGKTPENFQNDL from the coding sequence ATGAGCAGTAAAACCTATTACACCAGTGATATTGCCGTTGCTTTAAAATACGATGGCAAAAATGCCCCTAAAGTCACCGCTAAAGGGGAAGGTTTTACTGCACACCAAATTCTGGAAATTGCCGAAAAACACGGCGTTCCCCTGCAAACCGATCCAGAATTGGCCCGCGTATTGGCACATATTCCACTCGGCGATGAAATTCCTCCACAACTGTATATTGCCGTGGCTGAAATCATCGCTTTTGCCTATTATCTGAGCGGAAAAACACCGGAAAACTTTCAAAATGACCTTTAA
- the secD gene encoding protein translocase subunit SecD: MQNHFPVWKNVLVLTVLLIGFIYSLPNLYGNDPSVQVASSTSTPLEQRQADSVAANIKDAGFTPKSFEFSNGKVLARFSNTDEQLKVADLLKAKMSNNATVALSLAPATPGWLRALGAEPMHLGLDLRGGVHFLLEVDMDAAIKQDEERYVNDIRSAFRDAKIRYQSVSKEANGIKISLPDNNETKAAAIEVLNKDFRQLDIDEKTDSELLATIPEKQLKELKKSALGQNITTLRNRINETGVAEPIIQQQGEDRIVVQLPGVQDTTSTKDLLGTTATLEYRLVDTEHDVQSAVEGHVPVGSRIYPDKNGRPVLLKRAVIVTGDQITDASSGLDQEGTPAVFITLDNVGAKKMGKMTQDNIGKPMAVVFIEYKSQTKVVDGQKVQHKEKVEKVISVATIRDSFSKRFQTTGLDNVQEARTLALLLRAGALAAPVEIVEERTIGPSLGQENINQGILSIEVGFFLVVAFMLIYYRGFGLIANFALFFNLLALTAILSMLQATLTLPGMAGIVLTLGMAVDANVLINERIREELRNGHSPQASIYIGYEKAFATIFDSNTTTLLVALVLYGFGTGPVKGFAVVLALGIITSMFTAITGTRMLVNWIYGGDRQVERLSL; this comes from the coding sequence ATGCAAAATCATTTCCCTGTCTGGAAGAACGTTCTAGTCTTAACCGTTCTGCTTATCGGTTTTATTTATTCGCTGCCAAATTTGTACGGTAATGATCCTTCTGTACAAGTGGCCTCCTCCACGTCTACTCCGCTGGAGCAAAGACAGGCAGATAGCGTGGCAGCCAATATTAAAGATGCTGGGTTTACGCCTAAATCATTTGAATTTAGCAATGGCAAAGTTCTGGCTCGGTTTAGCAATACCGACGAGCAATTAAAAGTAGCTGATTTGTTAAAAGCTAAAATGTCCAACAATGCCACAGTGGCCTTAAGTCTGGCACCGGCCACACCGGGTTGGCTAAGGGCACTGGGTGCAGAACCCATGCATTTGGGTTTGGACTTACGCGGGGGGGTTCACTTTCTATTAGAAGTGGATATGGATGCCGCCATCAAGCAGGATGAAGAACGCTATGTGAATGATATTCGTTCCGCCTTCAGAGACGCTAAAATCCGCTATCAATCGGTTTCCAAAGAAGCCAATGGCATTAAAATCAGTCTGCCGGATAATAACGAAACCAAAGCGGCTGCCATAGAAGTATTGAATAAAGATTTTAGACAGTTGGATATAGACGAAAAAACCGATAGCGAATTGCTGGCAACTATTCCTGAAAAGCAATTGAAAGAATTAAAAAAATCGGCCTTAGGTCAAAACATTACCACCTTACGTAACCGTATTAACGAAACAGGGGTCGCCGAACCTATCATCCAACAACAGGGTGAAGATCGCATTGTGGTGCAATTACCTGGCGTACAAGACACCACCAGCACTAAAGACCTGTTAGGCACCACCGCTACGTTAGAATATCGCCTGGTGGATACTGAACATGATGTGCAATCGGCGGTTGAAGGCCATGTACCTGTAGGTAGCCGTATTTACCCTGACAAAAATGGACGTCCGGTATTATTAAAACGGGCGGTGATTGTGACAGGTGATCAGATTACTGATGCCTCGTCTGGTCTGGATCAGGAAGGCACGCCGGCTGTATTTATTACGCTTGATAATGTCGGCGCCAAAAAAATGGGCAAAATGACCCAAGATAATATTGGCAAACCCATGGCGGTGGTGTTTATTGAGTATAAATCGCAAACCAAAGTGGTTGATGGTCAAAAAGTTCAACATAAAGAAAAAGTTGAAAAAGTGATCAGTGTCGCGACTATTCGTGACTCATTTAGCAAACGTTTCCAAACTACCGGTTTGGATAATGTTCAAGAAGCCCGCACATTGGCATTATTATTAAGAGCAGGCGCTCTGGCCGCACCAGTGGAAATTGTTGAAGAACGCACCATTGGTCCAAGTCTGGGTCAGGAAAATATTAATCAGGGTATTTTGTCCATTGAAGTGGGCTTTTTCCTGGTGGTTGCTTTCATGCTAATTTATTATCGCGGTTTTGGTTTAATTGCCAATTTCGCACTATTTTTTAACTTGCTGGCTTTAACCGCCATTTTATCCATGTTGCAAGCGACCTTAACCTTACCGGGTATGGCAGGTATCGTATTGACACTGGGTATGGCGGTGGATGCTAACGTGTTGATTAACGAACGTATCCGCGAAGAGTTACGCAATGGTCACAGCCCGCAAGCCAGTATTTATATTGGTTATGAAAAAGCCTTTGCGACCATTTTTGACTCTAACACTACCACCTTACTGGTTGCTTTAGTGTTATATGGTTTTGGTACCGGTCCGGTAAAAGGTTTTGCGGTGGTATTGGCACTGGGTATTATCACCTCTATGTTTACGGCCATTACCGGTACGCGGATGTTGGTCAACTGGATTTACGGCGGTGATCGCCAAGTGGAAAGACTGTCTTTGTAA
- a CDS encoding class I SAM-dependent methyltransferase yields the protein MSTIVAERLFDGPIAEEYNLLHIICPAAADISQRIGEFVGHWKESNALDSIEILEIGCGTGFTTKQLLRHSPNSRLTGIDNAPDMLEQAAVNLNSAISENFVSLLEVDALSHLQATPSASLDVVASAYAIHNFLDGYREQVLHEIYRVLKPGGLFVNGDRYAVDNSLEHLRLTQAEAREYCQVFTKMQRPDLLAEWIVHLFSDESPDHIMRLQPALQSMQTIGFQAVTLHYRQGVNALISGTK from the coding sequence ATGAGCACAATTGTCGCTGAACGTTTGTTTGATGGCCCCATCGCTGAAGAATATAATCTCTTACATATCATTTGCCCGGCTGCAGCTGATATTAGTCAGCGTATTGGTGAATTTGTTGGTCACTGGAAAGAGTCTAATGCTTTAGACAGCATAGAGATATTGGAAATCGGTTGCGGCACTGGCTTTACCACAAAGCAATTGTTACGCCACAGCCCTAATTCCCGCTTGACGGGTATCGACAACGCACCCGATATGCTGGAGCAAGCGGCTGTTAACCTTAACTCGGCAATATCAGAAAACTTTGTTAGCTTGCTTGAGGTAGATGCCCTGTCACATTTGCAAGCCACGCCCAGTGCTAGCCTGGATGTGGTCGCCAGTGCCTATGCTATCCATAATTTTCTGGATGGCTATCGCGAACAAGTTTTACACGAAATTTATCGCGTGTTGAAGCCGGGTGGATTGTTTGTCAATGGTGATCGTTATGCAGTGGATAACAGTCTGGAGCATTTACGTCTTACCCAAGCAGAGGCGCGTGAATATTGCCAAGTATTCACCAAAATGCAACGCCCGGATCTGTTGGCAGAATGGATAGTGCATTTATTTAGCGACGAATCGCCTGATCACATTATGCGTCTGCAACCCGCGCTGCAAAGCATGCAAACAATTGGTTTTCAAGCCGTTACTCTGCATTACCGCCAAGGGGTCAATGCGCTTATCAGTGGCACAAAATAA
- a CDS encoding AbrB/MazE/SpoVT family DNA-binding domain-containing protein produces the protein MATSTITSKGQITIPATVRAALGISAGDKVEFVQVESGRFELLAATLPVSALKGMVKKPSKPVTIEEMSEAIASNGAKAK, from the coding sequence ATGGCAACATCGACAATCACCAGCAAAGGGCAGATAACTATTCCTGCTACGGTTCGGGCGGCACTCGGTATCTCAGCAGGCGACAAGGTTGAGTTTGTCCAGGTGGAATCGGGGCGCTTTGAATTGTTGGCGGCCACCTTGCCAGTGAGCGCTTTAAAAGGCATGGTCAAGAAACCAAGCAAACCGGTAACCATAGAGGAAATGAGCGAGGCTATTGCTTCAAATGGGGCAAAGGCTAAGTGA
- the rlmN gene encoding 23S rRNA (adenine(2503)-C(2))-methyltransferase RlmN, with the protein MISATASVKPPLVNLLDFDRKGLQAFFVNLGEKPFRATQVLKWIYQEGVTDFNQMTNLSKTLRTYLQDYCQIKAPTIVAEQLASDGTCKWAVEMHCGNRVETVYIPEERRATLCVSSQVGCALACTFCSTAKQGFNRNLAVSEIIGQLYLAQQRIGNAQRITNVVMMGMGEPLLNFDNVVAAMNLMMDDFSYGLSKRRVTISTSGVVPAMRRLNEVCDVSMAVSLHAPNDELRNQIVPINNKYPLSELMDACREYAKTGPRKHITFEYVMLEDINDSVENAHALVKLLKNVPSKVNLIPFNPFPQSDYQCSSFSVILKFRDILNNAGIVTTIRKTRGEDIDAACGQLVGQVQDKSRRHLKLQQAKTIHAN; encoded by the coding sequence ATGATCTCTGCGACCGCATCCGTTAAGCCGCCGCTGGTTAATCTGCTGGATTTTGACAGAAAAGGTTTACAAGCCTTTTTTGTCAATCTCGGCGAAAAACCATTTCGGGCCACACAGGTTTTAAAATGGATTTATCAGGAAGGTGTCACTGATTTTAATCAGATGACCAATCTGAGCAAAACCCTGCGCACCTATTTACAAGACTATTGCCAGATTAAAGCGCCAACTATTGTCGCTGAACAACTGGCCAGTGATGGTACTTGCAAATGGGCAGTTGAAATGCATTGTGGTAATCGCGTTGAAACAGTGTATATCCCGGAAGAACGCCGCGCCACTTTATGCGTTTCTTCTCAGGTAGGCTGTGCGCTGGCGTGTACCTTTTGTTCCACTGCCAAACAAGGTTTCAATCGTAATCTAGCGGTCAGCGAAATCATCGGTCAGCTGTATCTGGCGCAACAGCGCATAGGTAATGCACAAAGAATCACCAATGTGGTGATGATGGGCATGGGCGAACCACTGTTAAATTTTGACAATGTGGTTGCCGCCATGAATTTAATGATGGACGACTTCAGTTATGGGCTGTCTAAACGTCGAGTGACTATCAGCACGTCTGGGGTAGTACCAGCCATGCGACGCTTGAACGAGGTGTGTGATGTAAGTATGGCGGTATCGCTGCATGCTCCTAACGACGAATTACGCAACCAGATAGTACCCATTAATAACAAATACCCGTTAAGCGAATTAATGGACGCTTGCCGGGAATATGCTAAAACCGGGCCGCGTAAACATATTACTTTCGAGTATGTGATGCTGGAAGATATTAATGACAGTGTCGAAAATGCGCATGCTTTGGTAAAACTGTTAAAAAATGTACCCTCCAAGGTGAATTTGATTCCGTTTAACCCATTTCCACAATCGGATTATCAATGTTCCAGTTTTAGCGTTATTTTAAAATTTAGAGATATCTTAAATAATGCCGGCATAGTGACCACCATTAGAAAAACGCGTGGCGAGGATATTGATGCGGCCTGTGGACAATTAGTGGGACAAGTACAAGACAAAAGCCGCAGACATTTAAAATTGCAACAGGCTAAAACCATTCATGCAAATTAG
- the xrtM gene encoding exosortase family protein XrtM, with product MLNQIYFLIPDQIYSDMIYHYGVVLQCASLINAFAPLEQVAAVQNHLMSVHADLQIIRGCDSAGVLFLMMSAVLAFRANWPKKLLGLVLGIALIYGLNIARVTGIYFLVAYHREWFEFVHVYLAPTLMTLFAFIFFAWWAIGCRDVAKPA from the coding sequence TTGTTAAATCAGATTTATTTTCTGATTCCCGATCAGATATATAGTGATATGATCTATCACTATGGCGTAGTATTACAATGCGCTAGTCTAATCAATGCCTTTGCTCCACTTGAACAGGTTGCAGCCGTCCAGAACCATTTGATGTCTGTTCATGCCGATCTGCAAATTATTCGTGGCTGCGATAGTGCCGGGGTGTTGTTTTTGATGATGTCTGCCGTGTTGGCTTTCAGGGCTAACTGGCCGAAAAAGCTGCTGGGTTTAGTCTTGGGTATTGCCTTAATTTACGGCTTGAACATTGCGCGGGTGACGGGCATCTATTTTCTGGTGGCTTATCATCGGGAGTGGTTTGAGTTTGTGCATGTTTATCTGGCTCCAACATTGATGACCCTCTTCGCTTTTATTTTTTTCGCCTGGTGGGCCATTGGCTGTCGAGATGTGGCTAAACCGGCGTGA
- the yajC gene encoding preprotein translocase subunit YajC, with protein MSFFISDALAQAAPTSVQPGFEGMLFPAGILLFFYFLFIRPQAKRTKEQKQMLAALDKGAEVVTSGGILGKVIDLDENFVKLEVFENSFILVQRHQIANMMPKGTYKTLNNKKPKI; from the coding sequence ATGAGTTTTTTTATCTCTGATGCCTTGGCACAAGCGGCACCAACTAGCGTACAACCCGGCTTTGAAGGCATGCTTTTTCCTGCGGGTATTTTGCTGTTTTTTTATTTTCTGTTTATTCGTCCGCAAGCAAAGCGTACCAAAGAGCAGAAACAAATGCTGGCAGCACTGGATAAAGGTGCAGAAGTGGTCACCAGCGGTGGCATTTTAGGAAAAGTCATTGATCTGGATGAAAATTTTGTTAAACTTGAAGTTTTCGAAAACAGTTTTATTCTAGTGCAACGCCATCAAATTGCCAATATGATGCCTAAGGGTACTTATAAAACATTGAACAACAAAAAACCTAAAATTTAA
- the asd gene encoding archaetidylserine decarboxylase (Phosphatidylserine decarboxylase is synthesized as a single chain precursor. Generation of the pyruvoyl active site from a Ser is coupled to cleavage of a Gly-Ser bond between the larger (beta) and smaller (alpha chains). It is an integral membrane protein.), with protein MTFKEIVTVLPQYLLPHHLLSQWLSKLTHCENRLWKNFFIRTIIKVYGVNMSEAKQPDINAYKNFNQFFTRELQAGARPLTAEAEAIASPADGVISQAGAITEGRIFQAKDHSYTVEELLGGNSDRAKPFVNGSFATIYLSPKDYHRLHMPLSGTLTEMVHIPGRLFSVNGTTVNNVPNLFARNERVACIFDSEAGPVALILVGAIFVSSVETVWHGVVTPPSCKEPRSWQYSVDAPQLAKGAEMGRFNMGSTIIVLFAENKATWNDDLQAGKAVRLGEKLGHWQF; from the coding sequence ATGACCTTTAAAGAAATTGTAACTGTACTCCCCCAATATCTGCTGCCACATCATTTATTATCGCAGTGGCTGTCTAAATTGACGCATTGCGAAAACCGCCTGTGGAAAAACTTTTTTATTCGTACCATTATTAAGGTGTATGGCGTGAATATGAGCGAGGCTAAACAGCCAGACATAAACGCTTATAAGAATTTTAACCAGTTTTTTACCCGTGAACTGCAAGCAGGTGCGCGTCCGCTTACGGCGGAAGCCGAGGCTATAGCCAGCCCTGCCGATGGTGTTATCAGCCAGGCCGGAGCTATTACTGAGGGTAGAATTTTTCAAGCCAAAGACCATAGCTATACGGTTGAAGAATTGCTAGGTGGCAATAGCGACCGCGCCAAGCCGTTTGTTAACGGCAGTTTTGCCACAATTTATCTGTCACCCAAAGATTACCATCGTCTGCACATGCCATTGTCTGGCACCTTAACAGAAATGGTGCATATTCCTGGGCGCTTGTTTAGTGTTAATGGCACGACCGTGAATAACGTGCCTAATTTATTTGCACGTAATGAACGGGTGGCCTGTATTTTTGATAGTGAAGCAGGTCCAGTGGCATTGATACTGGTGGGCGCTATTTTTGTATCTAGCGTTGAAACAGTGTGGCACGGCGTAGTAACCCCACCGTCTTGCAAAGAACCACGTAGCTGGCAGTATAGCGTAGATGCACCACAACTGGCTAAAGGCGCGGAAATGGGGCGTTTTAATATGGGTTCTACCATTATTGTCTTGTTTGCTGAAAACAAGGCCACTTGGAATGACGATTTGCAGGCTGGCAAAGCGGTCAGACTGGGTGAAAAACTCGGACACTGGCAGTTCTGA
- a CDS encoding YceK/YidQ family lipoprotein codes for MMAEPPTCGMFFGGVIGDTTEFMMDTAEPWVVAGGVLDLPFSLATDVILAPYDLYQLQKANYVYCGRASTGMQ; via the coding sequence ATGATGGCTGAGCCGCCCACGTGCGGCATGTTTTTTGGTGGTGTTATCGGCGATACCACCGAATTTATGATGGATACAGCAGAGCCTTGGGTGGTCGCAGGGGGTGTTCTTGACCTTCCGTTTAGCTTGGCAACTGATGTGATTTTAGCGCCTTACGATTTGTATCAATTGCAAAAGGCAAATTATGTTTATTGCGGACGTGCTAGCACCGGCATGCAGTAA
- the queF gene encoding preQ(1) synthase, with protein sequence MTTQPSTELSTFDNPRPGRDFTIRIDIPEFTCLCPMTGQPDFAKLTLEYVPAALCVELKSLKLYMWTFRERGAFHEAVTNEILDHIASRINPSFMRLRADFNVRGGIYTTVVVEHRDPNWVAPSVVTLP encoded by the coding sequence ATGACCACCCAACCCAGCACTGAACTCAGTACCTTCGATAACCCCAGACCGGGCCGCGACTTTACCATTCGTATTGATATACCCGAGTTTACCTGCTTATGTCCTATGACGGGTCAGCCTGACTTTGCCAAGCTAACTCTTGAATATGTACCTGCTGCACTGTGCGTGGAATTAAAATCGCTGAAATTGTATATGTGGACATTCCGTGAACGCGGTGCTTTTCATGAAGCGGTTACTAATGAAATACTGGACCATATCGCCAGCCGCATTAACCCTAGCTTTATGCGTCTGCGTGCCGATTTTAACGTGCGCGGTGGCATCTATACCACGGTAGTGGTTGAGCATCGTGACCCAAACTGGGTAGCACCCAGCGTGGTTACCCTGCCCTAA
- the ndk gene encoding nucleoside-diphosphate kinase — MAIERTFSIIKPDAVAKNVIGEIVSRFEKNGLRVVAAKMLQLSQEQAEGFYAVHKERPFFNDLVKFMISGPIFAQVLEGENAVLKNRELMGATNPKDAAPGTIRADFATSIDENAVHGSDAAETAKEEIAFFFSANDLCDRIR, encoded by the coding sequence ATGGCAATTGAACGTACGTTCTCAATCATCAAGCCTGATGCGGTCGCTAAAAATGTGATTGGTGAAATTGTAAGTCGTTTCGAAAAAAACGGTTTGCGCGTAGTCGCAGCAAAAATGTTGCAACTGAGTCAAGAACAAGCTGAAGGCTTCTATGCTGTGCATAAAGAACGTCCTTTCTTCAATGATTTAGTTAAATTCATGATCTCTGGCCCCATCTTTGCCCAAGTGCTGGAAGGTGAAAATGCTGTATTAAAAAACCGCGAACTAATGGGTGCTACCAACCCTAAAGATGCAGCACCAGGCACTATCCGTGCGGATTTTGCGACTAGCATCGACGAAAATGCGGTACATGGTTCTGATGCTGCCGAAACAGCTAAAGAAGAAATTGCTTTCTTTTTCTCAGCTAATGATCTCTGCGACCGCATCCGTTAA
- a CDS encoding SirB2 family protein gives MLKHTHLLFVAIVVLLFIARVLIAQFKPELLAAKWMKITPHVLATLLLLTGVGLVFEGNWLAGDYGWIIAKIIAMFAFIGLGIVAIRAQGDNRWYAFAGALIVVVYIVKVAFTKQAFFFL, from the coding sequence ATGCTGAAACATACCCATTTACTCTTCGTTGCGATTGTCGTGCTCTTATTTATCGCTAGAGTGTTAATCGCGCAGTTTAAACCCGAATTATTAGCCGCCAAATGGATGAAAATTACCCCGCATGTTCTGGCTACCTTATTGTTACTCACCGGGGTGGGTTTAGTTTTTGAAGGAAACTGGCTGGCTGGCGATTACGGCTGGATAATAGCCAAAATAATAGCCATGTTTGCCTTTATCGGCTTGGGTATAGTTGCTATACGCGCTCAGGGCGATAATCGCTGGTATGCGTTTGCAGGTGCATTAATTGTGGTGGTATATATCGTCAAAGTAGCCTTTACCAAGCAAGCGTTTTTCTTTCTGTAA